From Chthoniobacterales bacterium:
CAGGCACGCTGATTTCGTTGGCGAAGGCGGGGATGTTGTAGATGACGATGTCGATGGGCGACTTGGCGGCGAGTTCGCGGAAGTAAGTTTCGATGCTCTCCTGCGTGAGCTTGTAGTAATACGGACCGGTGATGGACACAGCACGGCAGCCCAGGTCCGCGCAGTGGCGGCACATGTCGAGAACGAGATCGACGTTGGGCTCGGCCGCTCCCGCGAGAATCGGCCGGCCACCCGCCTCCTCTGCAACGATGGACACAACCCGCTTGCGCTCCTCGTAACTCAGGCGGATGAACTCGCCCATGCTGCCGTTGGGATAAAATCCGGTGACTCCTTTGCCGCCAAGCCACCGGATGATGCGGCGCAGCTCGTCCTCGTTGATCGTGCCGTCGGGACCGTAGGGGACGATGTTGGGGACGAAGATGCCGGTCAAAGTGTCTGAGTTTCGCATGAAGAGGCTGGGTTCAGGGTTTCAGGAATTCGACCGCATGTCCGAACATTCTTAGCCGATCGGGCGCATGAAAATCAAAGCCGGTCTGCGGCATCGCGGAGTTTGTAGATGCGTGCGGCATTTTCCAAGAGGATCGCCGAGCGGTCGGCTTCCGGAAGACCGGCCAAAAGCTCGCGCGTGATGTCGCACCATGCCGGCAGCCCCGAACCGAGGTTGACGACCGGCCAGTCCCCTCCCCACACCAAGCGCGAGGGACCGAAGGCTTCCAGCATCGTGTCGATGTAGGGGCGCAGATGGGCGGCATTGCGCTGGTGCGCGGCGGCATAGGCGGTGAGGCCGGAAATTTTGCCGTTCACGTTGGACAGGGCGGCGAAATCGCGGATCGCGGACACCCATTGACGGAAACCTTCGCCGCGGGGCGCGTCGTTGCCGGCGATGTCCGGCACGCCGCAATGATCAAGGATGAACGTCGTTGAGGGACAC
This genomic window contains:
- a CDS encoding amidohydrolase, which gives rise to RFFCELAGDAGNAILGVVASGRPEHDGFGDYLDKIASPKLAGIRRVLHTQPDELSRSALFRENVARLGARGLTFDLCVLQRQLGLAAELARACPSTTFILDHCGVPDIAGNDAPRGEGFRQWVSAIRDFAALSNVNGKISGLTAYAAAHQRNAAHLRPYIDTMLEAFGPSRLVWGGDWPVVNLGSGLPAWCDITRELLAGLPEADRSAILLENAARIYKLRDAADRL